From the Desulfobacterales bacterium genome, one window contains:
- a CDS encoding PAS domain S-box protein: MKNDSFDTEGGRKLRQKAERLLDQADADEELTGMPPKEIAKLVHELRVHQMELKMQNDELRRIQAELEKTRNRYVHLYDFAPTAYFTVDETGAVAAANLTAACILDRPRATLVGRTFSHFISGEDRDIWYLHRKRLLETGDFQSFQLRLVKNDGSVFYVHLECLRVQDGSSENKHIRIAVTDITGLKRAEDALRQLNETLEQQVAERTELAESRAGQLQTLAVNLIEAEERERQRIATLLHEDLQQILAAARFQVQAVHESMPRVTKLADVAQMLSRAIDKSRHLSYELSPSIIHYSGLVDTLRWLARQMRERFGLEVHITAEEFREIDSTPLKTFIFRVAQELLFNVVKHAGVQRAQVHLSAGSGHTLSITVSDEGRGFDPAILRSSAAAPGLGLLSLWERADYVGGSLVIDSAPGQGNRITLSVPTTLTRKMPI, encoded by the coding sequence GTGAAAAACGATTCTTTCGATACGGAAGGCGGCCGGAAACTCAGGCAAAAGGCTGAACGGTTGCTGGATCAGGCGGACGCCGACGAAGAGCTGACCGGCATGCCACCTAAAGAGATCGCCAAGCTGGTCCATGAACTTCGCGTTCACCAGATGGAGCTCAAGATGCAAAACGATGAGCTGCGTCGCATTCAGGCCGAACTAGAAAAAACCCGGAATCGCTATGTCCATTTGTACGATTTTGCGCCCACGGCCTATTTTACCGTCGATGAAACGGGCGCTGTCGCGGCAGCGAACCTGACCGCCGCCTGCATCCTGGACCGGCCGCGGGCGACCCTTGTCGGCCGGACTTTCAGTCATTTTATTTCCGGTGAAGACCGGGATATCTGGTATCTTCATCGCAAGCGCCTTCTGGAAACCGGAGATTTCCAGTCCTTCCAACTCAGGTTGGTCAAAAACGACGGCAGTGTATTTTACGTCCATCTGGAATGCCTGCGGGTTCAAGACGGTAGCAGTGAGAACAAGCATATTCGAATTGCGGTCACCGATATCACGGGCCTCAAACGGGCCGAGGACGCGCTGAGGCAACTGAATGAAACCCTGGAACAGCAGGTGGCCGAGCGTACCGAACTGGCCGAAAGCCGCGCCGGGCAGCTTCAGACCCTGGCCGTGAACCTGATCGAGGCCGAAGAGCGCGAAAGGCAGCGGATCGCAACCCTGTTGCACGAGGATCTGCAGCAGATTCTGGCCGCCGCCCGGTTCCAGGTGCAAGCGGTTCATGAGAGCATGCCCCGGGTAACCAAGCTCGCGGATGTGGCGCAGATGCTCTCAAGGGCGATTGACAAATCGCGACATCTGTCTTACGAGCTGAGCCCTTCGATCATACACTATTCGGGGCTGGTGGACACGCTGCGGTGGTTGGCCCGGCAGATGCGTGAGCGGTTCGGGCTCGAGGTTCATATCACAGCGGAGGAGTTCCGGGAAATTGACAGCACACCCTTGAAGACTTTCATCTTCCGGGTTGCGCAGGAGCTATTGTTCAATGTGGTCAAGCATGCCGGGGTGCAACGAGCTCAGGTGCACCTCTCCGCCGGCTCCGGGCACACCCTTTCGATCACCGTCAGTGACGAGGGGAGAGGGTTCGATCCCGCCATCTTGAGATCATCCGCGGCGGCCCCCGGTTTGGGACTTCTGAGCCTTTGGGAGCGCGCCGACTATGTCGGGGGCAGTTTGGTAATCGACAGCGCACCGGGGCAGGGGAACCGAATCACCCTCAGCGTTCCCACCACCCTTACCCGAAAAATGCCGATCTGA
- a CDS encoding chemotaxis protein CheB, translating to MPTQKKIAAPLRQQPDITNKGQKRKKAGSDFPIVGIGASAGGLETLEAFFSKMPADAPIAFVIIQHLSPHHKSIMAELLAKHTPLTVREIEDGMPLSPGFVYLNPPNKNVAIFNSSLHLMEPVKAGGVNMPIDFFFRSLSEDQKEMAIGIILSGTATDGTLGIKAIKGEGGMAMVQDPETAKYDGMPISAIGTGVVDFIVPIDRMPQTLLEYIRHPFLSSPGKIKLSEAGTQQQLEKIYALIRSATGHDFSNYKPNTIQRRIERRLAVHQLDKLSDYVLYLQKTPGEAAILFKDLLIGVTNFFRDPDAFTALAQKGVQKILQRKDGNETVRCWVVGCATGEEAYSLAILFAEAMEKIDKRLNLNIFASDIDEAAIETARKGVYPESIAVDVSKERLKRFFTTEQGMCKVKQQIRDMVIFSLQSIIKDPPFSKLDLVCCRNLLIYLNAPLQKKIIPLLHYAMNPEGILFLGSAESIGEFDDLFEPLDSRWKIYQYKEGHSRKPIDYPTNRALDGVARSASEAAPPPRRPVDLQALAEKTVLDQYAASAVLIDEKYEILHFVGRSEKYLVPPTGKPSFNLLNMVRPDLKLDLTATLHQAKIEKKRTTRNGIRVQYDNAYCMVNLSVSPFTDKRLPTGLLLVVFEEKTREYTTDHTTPDASPKTARGTIKSSNTRQLEQELQSTRDYLQTTIEKLETANEELQSTNEELQSVNEELQSTNEELETSKEELQSTNEELNTVNTELQNKVQELSRTSDDLNNLLSATDIASLFLDTRLCIKRYTPAAARIIKLIPTDINRPLNDLKTSFPQVDLAQRAQRVLDDLNTLEMQIESEDHISYQVKVMPYRTTDNVIDGVVMTFINIQPQVGQLKRFATVLEDSNDAIMVQDFKGRILAWNKGAQKMYGWTEAEALQMNVAALLPEERQREVQAMIDKIQQGETVRSFKTRRKTKSGSILDVWMTVTPLTDGSGRPVEIATTERNLAWLSEGKPQ from the coding sequence ATGCCGACCCAAAAGAAAATCGCAGCGCCTCTCCGCCAACAGCCTGATATAACGAATAAGGGGCAGAAGCGTAAAAAAGCCGGTTCCGATTTTCCGATTGTGGGCATTGGTGCTTCGGCAGGCGGTTTGGAAACCCTGGAAGCCTTTTTTTCAAAAATGCCGGCTGATGCCCCCATCGCCTTTGTGATCATTCAGCACCTCAGTCCGCATCATAAAAGCATTATGGCGGAGCTTCTGGCAAAACACACCCCCCTTACCGTCCGGGAAATCGAAGACGGCATGCCCCTATCGCCGGGCTTCGTCTATCTGAACCCGCCTAATAAGAATGTGGCCATTTTCAACAGCTCCCTGCATCTGATGGAACCGGTCAAAGCAGGCGGCGTCAACATGCCCATCGATTTTTTCTTCCGGTCGCTCTCCGAGGATCAAAAGGAAATGGCCATCGGTATAATCCTTTCGGGTACGGCCACGGACGGAACCCTGGGGATCAAGGCCATCAAGGGCGAAGGCGGCATGGCCATGGTTCAGGATCCGGAAACGGCCAAATACGACGGCATGCCCATAAGCGCCATCGGAACGGGCGTGGTCGATTTCATCGTTCCGATAGATAGAATGCCGCAAACCCTGCTGGAGTATATCCGGCATCCATTTTTAAGTTCGCCGGGCAAGATTAAGCTGTCCGAAGCCGGCACCCAACAACAGCTTGAAAAAATTTACGCCCTTATCCGCAGCGCCACCGGGCACGATTTTTCAAATTACAAACCCAACACCATCCAGCGCCGTATCGAGCGCCGCCTGGCGGTTCATCAGCTCGACAAGCTTTCCGACTACGTTCTTTACCTGCAAAAGACCCCCGGGGAAGCCGCCATCCTGTTCAAGGACCTGTTGATCGGCGTGACGAATTTTTTCAGGGATCCAGATGCCTTTACCGCATTGGCGCAAAAGGGGGTCCAAAAAATACTGCAACGAAAAGATGGAAATGAGACGGTGCGCTGCTGGGTGGTGGGCTGCGCCACCGGCGAGGAGGCCTATTCGTTGGCCATCCTGTTTGCAGAAGCCATGGAAAAAATAGACAAACGCTTGAATTTAAATATTTTCGCCTCCGACATCGATGAGGCGGCCATCGAAACCGCCCGCAAAGGGGTTTATCCCGAAAGCATTGCCGTGGATGTTTCCAAGGAGCGCTTAAAGCGGTTTTTTACGACCGAACAGGGCATGTGCAAGGTTAAGCAGCAGATCCGCGACATGGTCATATTCTCACTTCAAAGTATCATCAAAGACCCTCCTTTTTCAAAGCTGGACCTGGTGTGCTGCAGAAATCTGCTGATCTATCTGAATGCGCCGCTGCAGAAAAAAATCATCCCGTTGCTGCACTATGCCATGAATCCGGAAGGCATCTTGTTTCTGGGGAGTGCGGAGTCGATCGGCGAGTTTGATGATTTGTTTGAACCCCTGGACAGCCGGTGGAAGATCTATCAATACAAGGAGGGGCATTCCCGCAAACCCATCGATTATCCGACCAACAGAGCGCTTGACGGTGTGGCCCGAAGCGCATCCGAGGCGGCCCCTCCCCCGCGGAGACCGGTCGATCTGCAAGCCCTAGCTGAGAAAACGGTTTTGGACCAATACGCAGCCTCGGCCGTGTTGATCGATGAGAAGTACGAGATTTTGCATTTTGTGGGCCGGAGCGAAAAGTACCTTGTGCCGCCGACCGGCAAGCCCAGCTTCAACCTTTTGAACATGGTGCGGCCGGACCTCAAGCTCGACCTGACCGCCACGCTGCACCAGGCGAAAATTGAAAAAAAACGCACCACCCGCAACGGCATTCGGGTTCAATACGACAACGCTTATTGCATGGTGAACCTCTCCGTGAGCCCGTTCACCGATAAGCGACTGCCCACCGGGCTTTTACTGGTTGTCTTTGAGGAAAAGACCCGGGAGTACACAACCGATCACACCACACCGGATGCGTCGCCGAAAACAGCCCGGGGAACCATCAAAAGTTCAAACACCCGGCAGCTGGAACAGGAACTGCAATCGACCCGTGACTATCTTCAGACCACCATCGAAAAACTGGAAACCGCCAACGAGGAGCTGCAATCGACCAACGAGGAGTTGCAATCGGTCAACGAGGAACTGCAAAGCACAAACGAAGAACTGGAAACCTCCAAGGAGGAATTGCAATCGACCAATGAAGAGCTCAACACGGTCAATACGGAGCTTCAAAACAAGGTTCAGGAACTGTCCAGGACCAGCGACGACCTGAACAACTTGCTCAGCGCCACCGACATCGCCTCCCTCTTTTTGGACACCCGCCTTTGCATCAAACGCTACACACCGGCCGCGGCACGGATCATCAAGCTGATTCCGACCGACATTAACAGACCCTTAAACGACCTTAAGACCAGCTTTCCGCAGGTCGATCTGGCGCAACGGGCCCAACGCGTGCTCGATGATCTCAATACCCTGGAAATGCAGATCGAATCGGAAGACCATATTTCGTATCAGGTCAAAGTCATGCCGTACCGCACGACGGACAATGTCATTGACGGCGTGGTGATGACATTTATTAATATTCAGCCGCAGGTCGGTCAATTAAAGCGTTTTGCCACAGTTCTGGAAGACTCCAATGATGCGATTATGGTACAGGATTTTAAAGGCCGGATTTTGGCCTGGAACAAGGGCGCCCAAAAAATGTACGGTTGGACGGAAGCAGAGGCGCTGCAAATGAATGTCGCGGCCCTTCTCCCCGAAGAGAGGCAACGGGAGGTTCAGGCGATGATCGATAAGATTCAACAGGGTGAAACCGTGCGATCCTTTAAAACCCGGCGCAAAACCAAATCCGGTTCGATCCTGGATGTCTGGATGACCGTGACGCCGCTGACGGATGGAAGCGGGCGGCCCGTTGAAATAGCGACCACCGAACGGAACCTGGCATGGTTATCTGAAGGGAAACCGCAGTAG
- a CDS encoding 2-oxo acid dehydrogenase subunit E2 — translation MIKEIKIPDISENVTFGTVVGILVSPGDEVDVDDPIIELETDKAVVEIPSPYKGRITEIVVKEGDEKKVGDVIAKIDTEPTADVGKEAGREKAPKADAEIAAAETEKKPADAKVVEENREEEEKEEWVPTPASSPSVRRFAREMGVDIHAVPPAGPGDRITETDVKRYVKQVLAAGGKRSGSAAREEARAGLPDFSRWGEIETRELGMVRRLTAESTSVAWRSVVHVTQFERADITGVTAFIRQQADKVADQGGKLTLTTVLMKICAAALLRFPQFNASIDLENNRLILKKYVHIGLAVDTPRGLLVPVVRNVDRKTMTALSIEIVDLARRARDKKIKPDEMEGGSFTISNQGGIGGTNFTPVVFWPQAAILGISRASTEPEYFDGEVRPRTMLPLALSYDHRIMDGADAARFLNYIRECIEQPLILHLDLP, via the coding sequence ATGATAAAAGAAATCAAAATCCCAGACATCAGTGAAAATGTCACCTTCGGAACGGTTGTCGGCATACTCGTCTCGCCGGGAGACGAGGTCGATGTAGATGATCCCATCATCGAGCTTGAGACCGACAAAGCGGTGGTTGAAATCCCCTCGCCGTACAAAGGTCGGATTACGGAGATTGTCGTCAAAGAAGGCGACGAGAAGAAGGTGGGCGATGTCATTGCTAAAATCGATACCGAACCAACAGCGGATGTCGGAAAGGAAGCCGGCCGGGAAAAAGCGCCAAAAGCCGATGCTGAAATAGCAGCGGCGGAAACGGAAAAAAAACCGGCAGATGCCAAAGTCGTGGAAGAAAATAGGGAAGAAGAAGAAAAAGAAGAATGGGTCCCGACGCCGGCATCATCTCCCTCGGTCCGCCGTTTTGCGCGGGAAATGGGCGTAGATATTCATGCGGTGCCGCCCGCCGGACCCGGTGACCGGATTACGGAGACCGACGTCAAGAGGTATGTAAAGCAGGTGCTCGCGGCCGGGGGTAAACGCAGTGGTTCGGCCGCTCGTGAGGAGGCGCGGGCGGGGCTTCCCGATTTCAGCCGCTGGGGGGAGATCGAAACCCGTGAGCTGGGTATGGTCCGCCGCCTGACCGCGGAAAGTACGTCCGTCGCATGGCGGTCGGTGGTGCACGTAACGCAGTTCGAGCGGGCGGATATTACGGGTGTAACGGCATTTATTCGTCAGCAAGCCGACAAAGTGGCTGATCAGGGCGGGAAGTTGACCCTTACGACCGTTCTGATGAAGATTTGCGCCGCGGCGCTCCTACGATTTCCCCAATTCAATGCCAGCATTGATCTGGAAAATAACCGGTTGATTTTGAAAAAATACGTCCATATCGGACTGGCGGTCGATACGCCGCGCGGTCTGTTGGTACCGGTCGTGCGGAATGTCGACCGTAAAACAATGACGGCCCTATCCATTGAAATTGTGGACCTGGCCCGGCGAGCGCGTGACAAAAAGATCAAGCCCGATGAAATGGAAGGGGGCTCTTTTACGATTTCAAACCAGGGCGGCATCGGCGGCACGAATTTTACCCCGGTGGTCTTTTGGCCCCAGGCCGCCATTCTGGGCATAAGCCGGGCATCTACCGAACCCGAATACTTCGACGGCGAGGTTCGGCCGCGGACCATGCTGCCGCTGGCACTTTCCTACGACCACCGAATCATGGACGGTGCCGATGCGGCACGGTTTCTTAATTATATTCGTGAGTGCATCGAGCAGCCCCTGATCCTGCATCTCGACTTGCCGTGA
- the aceE gene encoding pyruvate dehydrogenase (acetyl-transferring), homodimeric type, with amino-acid sequence MTAKKSKPDAEEIELENREWLESLEDVYRGQGRERVRQLLRRLQFRAGAYGVGAECSFTTPYVNTIPVARQAVFPGSREIERRIKSIIRWNAMAMVVRANRRESGIGGHISTYASCATLFEVGFNHFFRAKSGNHPGDIIYFQGHAAPGVYARAFLEGRISETQLENFRRECQPAGGLSSYPHPYLLPGFWQVPTVSMGLSPIMSIYQARFARYLADRGLKPPDDQRVWAFLGDGEMDEPESLGAVTLAARENLDNLIFVINCNLQRLDGPVRGNGKIIQELETVFLGAGWNVIKVIWGGDWDPLLAGDEKGLLVRRMEEVPDGQYQLYSATDGAFIRKDFFGKYPELLEMVRHYTDEQLWKLRRGGHDPEKVYAAYHAAVNHNGSPTVILAKTIKGYGLGEAGEGRNVTHQQKKLNEEELRHFRSRFGIPIPDDKIGETPFYRPAAESEEMRYLENRRSDLGGYVPKRRTSAAAVTPAGQAVFDDLMKGTGDRQVATTMAMVQLLGKLLADKACGKYIVPIIPDEARTFGMESLFRKYGIYSHLGQHYEPVDKDTLLYYKEAQDGQILEEGITEAGSVSSFIAAGTAYSTYGIRTVPFFFFYSMFGFQRIGDLLWAAGDARARGFLVGATSGRTTLAGEGLQHQDGHSHVLALGHPSVRAYDPAFAYEIAVIVREGLRRILVEEEDLIYYLTVTNEFYPMPAMPEGAEEGILKGLYKFRTSGNRKTKLKAHLLAGGAIMNEALGAQVLLENDFGVAADVWSVTSYKNLYWDAIGVERDNLRHPRREAQLSHIGRQLANETGVFVAVSDYLKALPAMIAKWVPGDMMLLGTDGYGRSDSRSALRDFFEVDARHIAYAALGALLREKRISLSKMESAAKKLDIDSKKADPLFS; translated from the coding sequence ATGACTGCCAAGAAAAGCAAACCCGACGCTGAGGAAATAGAGCTGGAAAATCGGGAGTGGCTGGAATCCCTGGAAGATGTGTATCGCGGTCAGGGCCGGGAGCGCGTCCGGCAACTGCTGCGTCGTCTGCAATTCAGAGCGGGCGCATACGGCGTCGGCGCCGAGTGTTCATTTACCACGCCATACGTCAACACCATACCGGTGGCGCGGCAGGCGGTGTTTCCAGGCAGTCGTGAGATTGAGCGACGGATCAAAAGCATCATTCGTTGGAACGCCATGGCCATGGTGGTCCGGGCCAACCGCCGGGAAAGTGGCATCGGGGGGCACATTTCCACCTATGCTTCCTGCGCCACCCTCTTTGAGGTGGGATTTAACCATTTTTTCCGGGCCAAAAGCGGGAACCATCCCGGGGATATCATCTATTTCCAGGGCCATGCCGCTCCCGGTGTTTACGCTCGCGCCTTTCTGGAGGGGCGAATCAGCGAAACCCAACTGGAAAATTTCAGGCGGGAGTGCCAACCGGCCGGTGGCCTGTCTTCTTATCCCCACCCCTATCTGTTGCCCGGGTTCTGGCAGGTTCCGACTGTCTCCATGGGGCTTTCGCCGATTATGTCCATCTACCAGGCACGATTTGCCAGGTACCTCGCAGATCGCGGCCTCAAACCGCCGGACGACCAGAGAGTTTGGGCGTTTCTCGGTGACGGTGAAATGGACGAACCCGAATCGCTCGGGGCAGTTACCCTGGCGGCCCGGGAAAACCTGGACAACCTTATTTTTGTGATCAACTGCAACCTGCAACGTCTCGATGGGCCGGTGCGCGGCAATGGCAAGATCATTCAGGAACTGGAAACCGTCTTTCTCGGCGCTGGGTGGAACGTCATCAAGGTGATCTGGGGCGGCGATTGGGATCCGTTGCTGGCCGGGGATGAGAAAGGTCTGCTCGTGCGGCGCATGGAAGAGGTGCCCGACGGCCAGTACCAATTATATTCTGCAACCGACGGGGCGTTTATTCGAAAGGATTTTTTCGGAAAATATCCGGAACTCCTGGAGATGGTTCGCCATTATACGGACGAGCAATTGTGGAAACTTCGCCGGGGTGGTCACGACCCTGAAAAAGTCTATGCTGCCTATCATGCCGCAGTGAACCACAACGGATCGCCGACCGTGATTCTGGCAAAAACGATCAAGGGGTACGGGCTGGGCGAGGCCGGTGAAGGACGCAACGTGACCCATCAGCAAAAAAAGCTGAACGAAGAAGAACTGCGGCATTTCCGGAGTCGCTTCGGTATTCCGATTCCAGATGATAAGATCGGGGAAACACCCTTTTACCGGCCGGCGGCCGAGAGTGAAGAAATGAGGTATCTTGAAAACCGCCGGTCCGACCTGGGCGGATATGTGCCGAAACGGCGTACTTCCGCGGCCGCAGTAACCCCTGCCGGGCAGGCGGTTTTCGACGACCTCATGAAAGGCACCGGTGATCGCCAGGTGGCCACCACCATGGCGATGGTTCAACTGTTGGGGAAACTGCTGGCGGACAAAGCCTGTGGCAAGTACATCGTGCCCATCATTCCCGATGAAGCCCGAACGTTCGGCATGGAGTCACTCTTTCGCAAATACGGAATCTATTCGCACCTGGGACAACATTACGAACCGGTCGACAAAGACACGCTGCTTTATTACAAGGAGGCTCAAGACGGCCAGATCCTCGAGGAGGGCATCACCGAGGCCGGTTCGGTGTCTTCGTTTATCGCCGCCGGCACGGCCTATTCGACCTATGGCATTCGGACGGTTCCTTTTTTCTTTTTCTACTCGATGTTCGGATTCCAGCGCATCGGAGATCTGCTCTGGGCGGCTGGAGATGCCCGTGCGCGCGGATTTCTGGTGGGGGCAACCTCCGGCCGAACGACCCTGGCCGGTGAAGGGTTGCAGCATCAGGACGGGCACAGCCATGTGCTGGCGCTGGGCCATCCCTCAGTGCGCGCCTATGATCCGGCCTTTGCCTATGAGATCGCGGTCATTGTCCGGGAAGGCCTTCGCCGAATATTGGTCGAGGAAGAAGACCTCATCTATTATCTGACCGTAACGAACGAATTTTACCCGATGCCCGCTATGCCGGAGGGCGCCGAAGAAGGCATTCTGAAAGGATTGTACAAGTTTCGGACTTCCGGAAACCGGAAGACAAAGCTAAAGGCGCATCTGTTGGCCGGCGGCGCCATCATGAATGAAGCGCTCGGCGCACAGGTGCTGCTGGAGAATGATTTCGGTGTGGCCGCCGATGTGTGGAGTGTCACCAGTTATAAAAACCTTTATTGGGATGCCATTGGCGTCGAACGGGATAACCTTCGCCATCCGCGGCGGGAAGCACAACTTTCCCACATCGGCCGGCAGCTCGCGAATGAAACAGGCGTATTCGTGGCCGTTAGCGATTATCTCAAGGCGCTGCCCGCGATGATTGCCAAATGGGTGCCGGGTGACATGATGCTGCTCGGTACCGATGGCTACGGCCGCAGTGACAGCCGATCGGCGTTGCGGGATTTCTTTGAAGTCGATGCGCGGCATATCGCCTATGCGGCGCTCGGAGCCCTTCTGCGAGAGAAGCGGATAAGTCTCTCAAAGATGGAAAGCGCCGCGAAAAAACTCGACATTGATTCAAAAAAAGCAGACCCTCTCTTTTCATAG
- a CDS encoding OsmC family protein: protein MEPSAEKIKTGNSVNGVAVDELFNTIEAVKKSPVIATFKFRADNMWIKGGHNRTTLKNFHGVQQDHEHQAPFVLDADEPPLLLGRDLGPNPVEYALTALAACVTTSIVYHAAARGIVIRSMESRLEGDIDLQGFLGLRDDVPRGYKEIRMFVNIDADAPPEKLEEIVQLGPSYSPVFDTITRAVPVKVQLAK, encoded by the coding sequence ATGGAACCATCAGCCGAAAAAATTAAAACCGGAAACAGTGTCAACGGTGTGGCTGTCGATGAACTCTTTAATACCATCGAGGCCGTCAAAAAATCGCCTGTCATTGCCACCTTTAAATTCAGAGCGGATAATATGTGGATCAAAGGCGGTCATAACCGGACCACCCTTAAAAACTTCCATGGCGTCCAGCAGGATCACGAACACCAGGCGCCCTTTGTGCTGGATGCCGACGAACCGCCGCTTCTGTTGGGACGGGACCTTGGCCCCAATCCCGTGGAGTATGCCCTGACCGCCTTGGCGGCATGCGTGACCACGTCCATCGTGTACCACGCCGCAGCCAGAGGCATCGTCATTCGATCAATGGAATCGAGACTGGAGGGCGATATCGATTTACAGGGGTTTCTCGGACTTCGGGATGATGTCCCCCGAGGCTATAAGGAAATCCGGATGTTCGTGAATATCGATGCGGATGCCCCTCCCGAAAAACTGGAAGAAATCGTGCAGTTGGGCCCTTCCTACTCCCCGGTTTTCGATACGATCACCCGGGCTGTGCCGGTAAAGGTCCAACTGGCGAAATAA